The following proteins come from a genomic window of Galactobacillus timonensis:
- the add gene encoding adenosine deaminase codes for MNHSYSFPKVELHLHLDGSYRVETMCRLAKERGITMPGTTPEGYREWLREHSDARSVNRFLEMFEQPSSVLQDPQSLETITFELIEDLALDGHAAAEIRFAPQLHTAKGMSQAQAVEAVLAGRTKALEKYPDIAIGILTCMMCVGTEKANWDANMETVEVCHRYLGKGVVGIDLAGAEGIVPLKNFAPLFAKAKEYHLPMTCHAGDSQGPETVRDALDFGVTRIGHGHHIIYDPDLCQRAIASGITLELCPTSNVQCMSVPSYREHPLKALYRMGMLTTISTDNKTMSHVTLDDEYDHCIHDMGLSEKDMIQMNLNAINASFLPEEEKEPVRRTLTELFKQC; via the coding sequence ATGAATCATTCATATTCATTTCCCAAAGTAGAGCTCCATCTGCACCTGGACGGCTCTTACCGTGTTGAAACCATGTGCCGCCTGGCCAAAGAGCGCGGCATCACCATGCCCGGCACAACCCCCGAGGGCTACCGAGAATGGCTTCGGGAACATTCGGATGCTCGATCGGTCAATCGCTTTCTCGAAATGTTTGAGCAGCCTTCTTCCGTGCTTCAGGATCCTCAATCGCTGGAAACAATCACCTTTGAACTGATTGAAGACCTTGCCTTAGACGGTCATGCGGCAGCGGAAATCCGCTTTGCGCCACAGCTTCACACCGCCAAAGGCATGTCACAGGCACAGGCTGTAGAAGCGGTTCTGGCCGGCAGAACGAAGGCTCTGGAAAAATATCCGGATATCGCCATCGGCATTCTTACCTGCATGATGTGCGTAGGGACGGAAAAGGCCAACTGGGATGCGAACATGGAGACCGTCGAAGTATGTCACCGGTATCTTGGCAAAGGTGTGGTCGGCATCGATCTTGCCGGAGCCGAAGGGATTGTTCCTCTGAAAAACTTCGCTCCCCTGTTTGCAAAGGCGAAGGAATATCATCTTCCGATGACCTGCCATGCGGGTGACAGCCAGGGGCCGGAAACAGTGCGCGATGCGCTTGACTTCGGTGTAACAAGAATCGGCCACGGTCACCATATTATCTATGATCCGGACCTTTGCCAGCGCGCCATTGCCAGCGGCATTACCCTGGAACTGTGCCCTACGAGCAACGTTCAGTGCATGAGTGTTCCCTCCTATCGGGAACATCCTCTGAAAGCACTGTACCGGATGGGCATGCTTACAACCATCAGCACCGACAATAAGACCATGAGCCATGTTACGCTCGATGATGAATATGATCACTGCATCCATGACATGGGCCTCAGTGAGAAAGACATGATTCAGATGAATCTCAATGCGATCAATGCTTCGTTTCTTCCCGAGGAAGAAAAAGAACCCGTTCGAAGAACGTTAACAGAGCTGTTTAAACAATGTTGA
- a CDS encoding nucleoside phosphorylase gives MKQPHIQLDESIRAKCAILPGDPARLDRIALQMTDVHELAYNREFRSLEGLYKGHWILAVSTGIGGSSASIAIEELAHLGVDAMIRIGSCGALQKGIQLGDLIFACGAIRDDGTSKAYVDVTYPAVPDPDLLQYCRSIAKEEGWGCHTGIVHSHESFYIDDNAEIEAGWSKKGVLGADMETAALFVAGRLRHVATASILNNVVVYGSDTADAIGSYSDGAVRTAEGERREIATALEALYRYETER, from the coding sequence ATGAAACAGCCGCACATTCAGCTTGATGAATCCATTCGCGCAAAATGCGCCATTCTGCCGGGGGATCCTGCCCGTCTCGACCGGATTGCCCTGCAGATGACAGATGTCCATGAACTTGCCTACAATCGTGAATTCCGCTCCCTGGAGGGACTGTACAAGGGCCATTGGATTCTTGCCGTATCGACCGGCATCGGCGGGTCGTCCGCTTCGATTGCCATTGAGGAACTTGCGCATCTTGGTGTGGATGCCATGATCCGCATCGGCTCATGCGGCGCTCTTCAGAAAGGAATTCAGCTTGGCGATCTGATCTTCGCCTGCGGCGCCATCCGTGATGATGGTACGTCCAAGGCCTATGTCGATGTTACCTATCCGGCCGTTCCGGATCCGGATCTGCTGCAGTACTGCCGCAGTATCGCAAAGGAAGAAGGCTGGGGCTGCCACACCGGCATCGTTCACAGCCACGAATCGTTCTATATCGATGACAATGCTGAAATCGAAGCTGGCTGGAGTAAGAAAGGGGTACTGGGCGCGGACATGGAGACAGCAGCGCTCTTCGTTGCCGGCCGTCTGCGTCATGTGGCGACGGCATCCATTCTGAACAATGTCGTTGTCTATGGCAGCGATACGGCTGATGCCATCGGAAGCTACAGCGATGGTGCAGTCCGTACCGCTGAAGGTGAACGCCGCGAAATTGCGACAGCTCTGGAAGCTCTGTACAGATACGAAACAGAGAGATAA
- a CDS encoding YczE/YyaS/YitT family protein: MNEINKSKRLLKRYVLQSIAMIMIGVGISMCDHARMGTDPFSVFLKGTSIVFGISLSLSNAVWCLAQVGFALFLDRRHVSFGTVLSVFTSSLGISLMDAILPETVASLGMRIALMLMGIAVYAFGVGFSQYPDVGFSTYDCFIFSLGRIFHRDDYHTLRWIADGANLVIGWLLGGTVGIATILCLVLVGKIAESVLQMFNEKFGSCVPKAGK; the protein is encoded by the coding sequence ATGAATGAAATAAATAAATCAAAGCGGCTGTTGAAGCGCTATGTGCTGCAGTCGATCGCCATGATCATGATCGGCGTCGGCATCTCCATGTGCGATCATGCACGTATGGGGACCGATCCCTTCTCGGTATTTTTAAAGGGAACAAGCATCGTCTTCGGCATATCTCTGAGTCTTTCCAATGCGGTCTGGTGTCTTGCCCAGGTGGGATTTGCCCTGTTTCTGGATCGTCGCCATGTGTCGTTTGGAACGGTATTAAGTGTATTTACAAGTTCACTCGGCATCAGTCTGATGGACGCCATTCTTCCGGAAACAGTAGCTTCGCTGGGGATGCGGATCGCATTGATGCTCATGGGAATTGCGGTGTATGCCTTCGGCGTCGGTTTCAGCCAGTATCCGGACGTCGGCTTTTCGACCTATGATTGCTTTATCTTCTCGCTTGGCAGAATCTTCCATCGGGATGACTACCACACCCTGCGCTGGATCGCGGACGGTGCCAATCTTGTGATCGGCTGGCTGCTGGGAGGTACGGTCGGCATTGCGACCATCCTGTGCCTGGTGCTGGTTGGAAAGATTGCGGAGTCAGTTCTTCAGATGTTCAATGAAAAATTCGGCAGCTGCGTGCCGAAAGCCGGTAAATAA
- a CDS encoding ISL3 family transposase, whose protein sequence is MSLNTNKEDIMELFGLEDSDVEDFQYQNLNGNAQISVRLVPHYEPCPECGCKTPRIKDYYWKKITHSVLSDRKCTLLYRARRYVCPVCHRTYAEKNPFSFGSMSISAFTVQRVLTDLKNYNETFSSVARRYHLSPATAAYLFDDHVSLPRKPLPEMISFDEVYAFRNYSEKFVCVLMDFQRQTPIDFLNSRREDRLLSYFMKIPLEERKKVKACSFDMYDTYRTVMKKCFPNSIGIVDRFHLCQELGRQTDSVRIRAMKGTTKGSDEYYLLKKFNWILYRHSDSSTKDGKKLFDPNGQRRYNNHFKFPIDYYDLREKLLKISPELMESWNLKEKVYDYYETATPNDREQKLNELITEFRKSQVPEMRHFASTLTKWRTEIINSLTTYGYIYKVDSKTGKPNAYHKRMTNAIIENRNSICKCIKKNANGYHNWDRFRNRLMYVLDKDATYSLNPIHSNVTKTAK, encoded by the coding sequence ATGTCTCTTAACACGAATAAAGAGGACATCATGGAGCTCTTCGGCCTGGAAGACAGTGATGTGGAGGACTTCCAGTATCAGAACTTGAATGGAAATGCACAGATCTCAGTCCGGCTCGTTCCGCACTATGAGCCCTGCCCGGAATGCGGCTGTAAAACTCCAAGGATCAAAGATTATTACTGGAAGAAGATTACGCACAGTGTTCTTTCTGATCGTAAATGTACGCTGCTTTACCGGGCCAGACGATATGTCTGTCCGGTATGTCATCGAACCTATGCAGAGAAGAATCCATTCTCCTTTGGCAGTATGAGTATCTCCGCATTCACGGTTCAGAGAGTGCTCACGGATCTGAAGAACTATAACGAGACATTCTCTTCCGTTGCGCGCAGGTATCATCTCTCTCCTGCCACAGCTGCCTATCTGTTTGATGATCACGTCAGTCTTCCCAGGAAACCTCTGCCGGAGATGATCAGCTTTGATGAAGTCTATGCCTTCCGCAACTACAGCGAGAAATTCGTCTGTGTTCTTATGGATTTCCAGAGACAGACGCCCATTGATTTCCTGAACTCCAGACGGGAAGATCGGCTGCTCAGCTACTTTATGAAGATCCCGCTGGAAGAGCGGAAGAAAGTCAAAGCCTGTTCCTTCGATATGTACGATACCTATCGAACGGTCATGAAGAAGTGTTTCCCGAACAGTATCGGTATCGTGGACAGATTCCATCTCTGCCAGGAACTGGGACGCCAGACCGACAGTGTTCGAATCCGTGCCATGAAAGGAACCACAAAAGGTTCCGATGAATACTATCTTCTCAAGAAGTTCAACTGGATTCTCTACAGGCATTCCGACAGCAGCACAAAAGATGGTAAGAAGCTGTTCGATCCAAACGGACAGAGAAGATATAACAATCATTTCAAATTTCCGATTGACTACTATGATCTCCGCGAGAAGCTCCTGAAAATAAGCCCTGAGCTGATGGAGTCATGGAATCTGAAAGAAAAAGTATACGACTACTATGAGACCGCCACGCCCAACGATAGGGAGCAGAAACTGAACGAACTGATTACGGAGTTCAGGAAGTCTCAGGTACCGGAAATGCGTCACTTCGCCAGCACACTGACCAAATGGCGGACCGAAATCATCAATTCTCTTACTACCTACGGCTACATCTACAAGGTCGATTCCAAGACCGGCAAACCCAATGCCTATCATAAGCGGATGACCAATGCGATCATTGAAAACCGAAACTCAATCTGTAAGTGCATCAAGAAGAATGCGAACGGCTATCACAACTGGGACAGATTCCGCAACCGCCTCATGTACGTTCTGGACAAGGATGCGACCTACTCATTGAACCCGATACACTCGAATGTCACAAAAACGGCGAAATAA
- a CDS encoding putative manganese-dependent inorganic diphosphatase, which yields MKDTEPIYITGHQHPDTDSVASAIAYAFFKRAKGIKAIPCRLGPLNNETNYLLKRFGFEAPMLLDDARKQIREIEIDPPDFITPETTVFETLQLMNSLDRQSFAVLDDNYHIVGFVSTSDLAKIGLGDTAAEIELLKNTSVDHIAEAINGTILYDDEQSHINGKVSIISLSKNRTSNYDVKDRIVIIGDDPDSQLDLIANKGAGLLIVVWCDNLREDVMEAAKKYHCPIIKSGHGSMNTSRFLYLAPPVKLIMKMPHVFKDTELVEDAAEMMMKTRYRNYPVVNKDGRLVGYINRFHIMNYRNKKIILVDHNEFAQSVRAVEKAQILEVVDHHRISDFATSQPVSFRNEIVGSTATIITTMFRENQIPMPQNLAGLLLGAVLSDTLMFQSPTTTPRDRDVANILAALADLDIETFGNEMFGATASAADKSIHEMLIQDIKYFDIAGNHVMISQVLVTSARDMRNRRAEIMSEMNDLVRRKELDLLVVAFSSILENGSVIFLAGERAVRAAAAFPDKDGEQNSLQVGILSRKTQILPKISAALGA from the coding sequence ATGAAAGATACGGAACCGATTTACATTACCGGGCACCAGCATCCGGATACGGATTCGGTAGCCTCGGCTATTGCCTATGCGTTCTTTAAGAGGGCGAAGGGGATCAAGGCAATCCCGTGCCGGCTTGGGCCGCTGAATAATGAAACGAACTATCTTCTGAAGCGTTTCGGCTTTGAAGCGCCGATGCTGCTGGATGATGCGCGGAAACAGATCCGTGAAATCGAGATTGATCCGCCTGATTTCATTACACCGGAGACGACGGTGTTTGAGACGCTGCAGCTGATGAATTCGCTGGACCGGCAGTCGTTTGCCGTTCTGGATGACAATTATCATATCGTCGGCTTCGTCTCTACCAGCGATCTTGCCAAGATCGGTCTTGGCGATACGGCGGCTGAAATTGAGCTGCTGAAGAATACAAGCGTCGATCATATTGCGGAAGCCATTAACGGAACGATTCTTTACGACGATGAACAGTCGCATATCAACGGCAAGGTTTCCATCATCTCCCTCTCCAAGAACCGTACTTCCAACTATGATGTCAAGGATCGCATCGTCATCATCGGCGATGATCCGGATTCTCAGCTCGACCTGATCGCAAACAAAGGTGCCGGGCTTCTGATCGTTGTCTGGTGCGACAATCTTCGTGAAGATGTGATGGAGGCGGCGAAGAAATATCACTGCCCGATCATCAAGTCCGGCCATGGCAGCATGAACACGAGCCGCTTCCTGTACCTGGCGCCGCCGGTGAAGCTGATCATGAAGATGCCGCACGTATTCAAGGATACGGAGCTTGTGGAAGATGCGGCGGAAATGATGATGAAGACGCGCTACCGCAACTATCCGGTCGTCAATAAGGATGGCAGGCTTGTCGGGTACATCAATCGTTTCCATATCATGAACTACCGGAACAAGAAGATCATTCTGGTGGATCATAATGAATTTGCCCAGTCCGTTCGGGCCGTAGAAAAGGCACAGATTCTCGAAGTCGTCGACCATCACCGGATCAGCGACTTCGCAACGTCACAGCCGGTATCGTTCCGGAATGAAATTGTCGGATCCACGGCAACGATCATCACGACGATGTTCCGTGAAAATCAGATTCCAATGCCGCAGAACCTTGCCGGACTGCTGCTGGGGGCTGTGCTTTCCGATACGCTCATGTTCCAGTCGCCGACAACGACGCCTCGCGACCGCGATGTCGCAAACATTCTCGCGGCGCTTGCGGATCTTGATATTGAGACCTTCGGCAACGAAATGTTCGGCGCAACGGCTTCGGCAGCGGACAAATCGATCCATGAGATGCTCATTCAGGACATTAAGTATTTCGACATTGCGGGCAACCATGTCATGATTTCCCAGGTTCTGGTTACTTCGGCCAGGGACATGCGCAACCGCCGCGCTGAGATCATGAGCGAAATGAATGATCTCGTGCGCCGCAAGGAACTGGATCTTCTTGTCGTCGCCTTCAGCTCGATTCTTGAAAACGGTTCCGTCATCTTCCTGGCGGGTGAGAGGGCGGTGCGTGCCGCCGCCGCTTTCCCGGACAAGGATGGGGAACAGAATTCTCTGCAGGTCGGCATTCTTTCGCGCAAGACACAGATTCTTCCCAAAATTTCGGCAGCTCTTGGTGCCTGA
- a CDS encoding alpha/beta hydrolase, with translation MDVSVFELDGKRITVFPGVSGSPVVYLNCFEDPSEEIDRQIGLPHSLVCISRMNWNNDLSPWRADGLSRRDPPFEGGADTYLAWLGSAVIPAVEKGLQKPGNRIIAGYSLAGLFALYAVYQCDLFTRCVSASGSLWYPGFVDFCRAHPCSTSLTDVYLSLGDREHLTRQPVLASVRSCTEEIYQLLDARGIRCMLEWNPGSHFVDKQQRLCRGIRRCLGEKQ, from the coding sequence ATGGATGTTTCGGTTTTTGAACTGGATGGAAAGCGCATCACGGTATTTCCGGGCGTCAGCGGTTCTCCGGTCGTTTATCTGAACTGCTTCGAGGATCCTTCGGAAGAAATTGATCGACAGATTGGTCTTCCGCATTCTCTTGTCTGCATTTCCCGCATGAACTGGAATAATGATCTTTCGCCCTGGCGCGCCGATGGTCTCTCACGGCGCGATCCTCCCTTTGAAGGCGGTGCTGATACCTATCTTGCCTGGCTCGGCAGTGCGGTGATTCCTGCCGTTGAAAAAGGTTTGCAGAAGCCTGGCAATCGCATCATTGCAGGCTATTCGCTTGCAGGTCTTTTTGCGCTCTATGCGGTGTATCAGTGTGATCTTTTTACGCGCTGCGTCAGCGCTTCGGGTTCGCTCTGGTATCCGGGATTCGTCGACTTCTGCAGGGCGCATCCGTGTTCCACTTCGTTAACGGATGTGTATCTTTCGCTGGGCGATCGGGAACATCTGACGCGTCAGCCGGTGCTTGCCAGTGTGCGCAGCTGTACGGAAGAGATCTATCAATTGCTCGATGCCCGCGGCATTCGGTGCATGCTTGAATGGAATCCTGGCAGCCACTTTGTCGATAAACAGCAGCGGCTTTGCCGTGGCATCCGCCGGTGCCTAGGGGAAAAGCAATGA
- a CDS encoding trans-sulfuration enzyme family protein translates to MSRYDTDFSKMGFGTRAVRSGEHPDERTHALNTPIFESSTFAYETAEEYDEMLERGARWEEGLYIYSRTTNPTTDELAMKIRALEHSEDALIVSCGMAAVSCALFGNLNAGDHVICSDDTFMCTSSMFEDVLPSKGIETSRVEILDLDQLEAAFRPNTKVVYLEVESNPQLKLANLPEIAKIAHAHGCKFIVDNTFLSPNVLTPLDWGVDIVVHSGTKYLVGHGDALCGVMAGCKKDMDRARYIMDNLGQHISPFDAWLALRGIHTLHVRNDRQCETAMKLAKWFEQRPEVAEVLYPGLESHPQHELAKKMFRGERYGGMLGVRLKGGYEAMCRFCDATKIPPVATSLGDVVTLMFPKSHYNNLIRLSIGLEDADDLIADFDQAFEALKD, encoded by the coding sequence ATGAGCAGATATGATACCGACTTTAGCAAAATGGGTTTTGGGACGCGTGCCGTGCGCAGCGGCGAGCACCCGGATGAGCGGACGCATGCTCTGAACACTCCGATTTTTGAATCTTCGACCTTCGCCTATGAAACCGCGGAAGAATATGATGAAATGCTTGAACGCGGCGCCAGGTGGGAGGAAGGCCTCTATATCTACAGCCGCACGACCAATCCGACAACCGACGAGCTTGCGATGAAGATCCGCGCTCTTGAGCATTCCGAGGACGCATTGATTGTCTCGTGCGGAATGGCTGCGGTCAGCTGTGCTCTTTTTGGCAATCTGAATGCCGGCGATCATGTGATCTGTTCCGATGATACCTTCATGTGCACTTCAAGCATGTTTGAAGATGTTCTGCCTTCCAAGGGCATTGAGACTTCGCGTGTCGAAATTCTCGATCTTGATCAGCTTGAAGCTGCGTTCCGTCCCAATACCAAGGTTGTCTATCTGGAAGTGGAATCGAATCCGCAGCTGAAGCTTGCCAATCTTCCTGAGATCGCGAAAATCGCTCATGCGCACGGCTGCAAATTCATTGTTGATAATACCTTCCTGTCGCCGAACGTTCTGACGCCGCTGGACTGGGGTGTTGATATCGTCGTTCATTCCGGCACGAAATATCTTGTCGGCCATGGCGATGCGCTGTGCGGTGTAATGGCAGGGTGCAAGAAGGATATGGATCGTGCCCGCTATATTATGGATAACCTTGGCCAGCATATCAGCCCGTTTGATGCGTGGCTCGCTCTTCGCGGCATTCATACACTCCATGTGCGCAACGATCGTCAGTGCGAAACGGCGATGAAGCTTGCAAAATGGTTTGAGCAGCGTCCGGAGGTTGCGGAAGTGCTGTATCCGGGTCTGGAAAGCCATCCGCAGCATGAGCTTGCCAAAAAGATGTTCCGCGGCGAGAGATACGGCGGGATGCTTGGTGTACGTCTCAAGGGCGGTTATGAAGCAATGTGCAGGTTCTGCGATGCGACGAAGATTCCGCCGGTTGCGACCAGTCTTGGCGATGTCGTTACACTGATGTTTCCGAAGTCGCATTACAACAATCTCATCCGTCTTTCCATCGGTCTGGAAGATGCGGATGATCTGATTGCGGATTTTGATCAGGCGTTTGAAGCGCTGAAGGACTGA
- a CDS encoding DUF402 domain-containing protein, with translation MEKLKPGSEVWIQSYKHNGTLHRTWCKAVVLEETDDLYTVVTNKAWVVEADGRKWFTREPAVYFLYKHHWFNVISMIRKSGVYYYCNLASPSIYDGEAIKNIDYDLDVKLFPDRSYEILDEDEYQEHALTMNYPARVMEAVESQMDLLLGMMERQEVPFQEKFVNDYYRQYLKMLRQQ, from the coding sequence ATGGAAAAATTGAAACCCGGGTCGGAAGTGTGGATCCAAAGCTATAAACATAATGGGACGCTCCATCGTACCTGGTGCAAGGCCGTTGTTCTGGAAGAGACAGATGATCTGTATACGGTCGTTACAAACAAGGCGTGGGTCGTTGAGGCGGACGGCCGAAAGTGGTTTACTCGGGAGCCGGCAGTTTACTTTCTATATAAGCATCACTGGTTCAATGTGATCTCAATGATCCGCAAGAGCGGTGTCTATTATTACTGCAATCTGGCCTCGCCCAGCATCTACGATGGGGAGGCGATCAAGAACATTGACTATGATCTTGATGTGAAGCTGTTTCCGGATCGTTCCTATGAAATTCTGGATGAGGATGAATATCAGGAACATGCGCTGACGATGAATTATCCGGCGCGGGTGATGGAAGCGGTGGAAAGTCAGATGGATCTTCTTCTGGGGATGATGGAGCGGCAGGAAGTTCCGTTTCAGGAGAAGTTCGTCAATGACTATTACCGCCAGTATCTCAAGATGCTGCGGCAGCAGTAA
- a CDS encoding energy-coupled thiamine transporter ThiT, whose product MKQAKTRTIAYLALYVALYVVLKFVGNLIPVLQMPNGGSIELELIAVFICSYQMGWKWGVADAVLSWLISIVLGFEMWFVTFPQILLDYVLPLVVCGLASALWPFRKMSRSGSVIFGIILGAAAFFGISKSWNGTAAYVVGALVGAGICAFTVWYLAGRDQFGIVISMILKYVFQMLSGVYFWFPEGAAAGSSAAWSYSIGYNLWYNLVTMIVCIIVVPMLVDRLKKAKVPFAA is encoded by the coding sequence ATGAAACAGGCAAAGACCAGAACAATTGCTTATCTTGCGCTTTACGTGGCACTGTATGTGGTGCTGAAGTTTGTGGGGAACCTGATTCCGGTTCTTCAGATGCCAAACGGCGGCAGTATTGAGCTGGAGCTCATTGCCGTCTTCATCTGCTCGTATCAGATGGGCTGGAAGTGGGGCGTCGCGGATGCGGTGCTTTCGTGGCTGATCAGCATTGTGCTTGGCTTTGAAATGTGGTTTGTTACGTTTCCGCAGATTCTGCTCGACTATGTGCTGCCGCTGGTTGTATGCGGTCTTGCTTCGGCACTGTGGCCTTTTAGGAAGATGAGCCGTTCGGGTTCGGTTATTTTCGGAATCATTCTTGGTGCTGCGGCCTTCTTCGGCATCAGCAAATCCTGGAACGGCACGGCGGCCTATGTTGTGGGTGCGCTGGTGGGCGCCGGTATCTGTGCATTTACGGTCTGGTACCTTGCGGGCCGGGATCAGTTCGGCATTGTGATTTCCATGATTCTGAAATATGTGTTCCAGATGCTGAGCGGCGTTTATTTCTGGTTTCCGGAAGGGGCGGCAGCCGGTTCTTCGGCGGCTTGGTCCTATTCGATCGGCTACAACCTCTGGTACAATCTGGTGACGATGATCGTGTGCATCATTGTTGTGCCGATGCTGGTGGACCGTCTGAAGAAGGCAAAGGTTCCGTTCGCTGCCTGA
- a CDS encoding GAF domain-containing protein, whose amino-acid sequence MNTVIEQIKSFLEEPDMTAALANLSSLLKETYPGTNWTGFYYVKNKELILGPFQGRPACTHIPFSKGVCGAAYRTSQVQLVPDVTAIADHIACDSASRSELCVPVLVNGECVLLIDMDAPTIAYFTEEMAAEQKEAAKVIASAWIAHRWPN is encoded by the coding sequence ATGAATACCGTAATCGAACAGATCAAATCATTTCTGGAAGAGCCGGACATGACGGCGGCCCTTGCCAATCTCTCTTCCCTGCTGAAGGAAACCTATCCCGGTACTAACTGGACCGGATTCTACTATGTCAAAAACAAGGAACTGATCCTGGGCCCCTTCCAGGGCCGGCCGGCCTGCACCCATATTCCCTTTTCGAAAGGTGTCTGCGGCGCAGCCTACCGCACCTCTCAGGTACAGCTCGTCCCCGATGTGACCGCCATCGCCGATCATATTGCCTGTGACTCTGCCAGCCGCAGCGAACTGTGCGTCCCCGTCCTGGTCAATGGCGAATGTGTCCTCTTAATTGATATGGATGCGCCGACCATTGCCTATTTCACAGAAGAAATGGCAGCTGAACAGAAAGAAGCCGCCAAAGTAATAGCCAGCGCATGGATTGCCCACCGCTGGCCGAACTGA
- a CDS encoding aminoglycoside N(3)-acetyltransferase — protein sequence MDRISKTGKESAVSTVVTKAAIEDGLAQLGLTHGTIAEVHASLSSFGYVVGGAACVVDALLETVGENGTILMAAQTGEQTDPSAWENPPALPSAWDTIREAMPPYDPENTPLNGMGAVAENFRHRPGVVCSGHPVYSYTAWGRYAKLMCNRQSLHFPLGEESPAARLYELKGNVLLLGTDFDTVTCMHLAEYRTQCRPILVERSPMLADGETEWRSFLNLDLDSSVFKMIRPAMQKAGLIRETTIGDCHAMYFSAVDAVDAATAFLERGSIYSMYR from the coding sequence ATGGACAGGATATCAAAAACAGGGAAAGAATCAGCGGTTTCCACCGTTGTGACAAAAGCAGCTATTGAAGACGGACTTGCGCAGCTGGGTCTGACGCATGGCACAATCGCAGAGGTGCATGCCTCTCTTTCTTCGTTCGGCTATGTTGTCGGCGGGGCGGCATGTGTTGTCGATGCGCTGCTTGAGACCGTCGGTGAAAATGGAACAATTCTGATGGCGGCACAAACAGGCGAACAGACGGATCCTTCGGCGTGGGAAAATCCGCCCGCTCTGCCATCGGCCTGGGATACGATCCGCGAAGCAATGCCTCCCTATGATCCGGAAAATACGCCGTTGAATGGAATGGGAGCTGTGGCGGAGAATTTCCGCCATCGCCCCGGTGTTGTGTGCTCCGGTCATCCGGTGTATTCGTATACAGCCTGGGGCAGGTATGCGAAGCTGATGTGCAACCGGCAGTCGCTGCATTTTCCGCTTGGCGAAGAGTCGCCGGCGGCGCGGCTGTATGAACTGAAGGGAAATGTGCTTCTGCTGGGAACGGATTTTGATACCGTCACATGCATGCACCTGGCGGAGTATCGGACGCAATGCCGGCCGATTCTTGTGGAACGTTCGCCGATGCTGGCGGACGGGGAAACGGAGTGGCGCAGCTTTCTGAACCTTGATCTGGACAGTTCGGTGTTCAAGATGATCCGTCCGGCGATGCAGAAAGCGGGCCTGATCCGTGAGACAACGATCGGAGACTGCCACGCAATGTACTTCTCGGCGGTTGATGCGGTTGATGCGGCGACCGCATTTCTGGAGCGCGGCTCCATTTATTCGATGTACCGTTAA
- a CDS encoding metal-dependent transcriptional regulator — protein MLNIHESSEDYLEAILMIREEKGNVHSIDIANLKGFSKASVSIAMKKLRENGYIAMDKNGLITLLPPGERIAEDTYKRHRTLTSLFKKIGVDPETAENDACRVEHDISELTFSRLVELEQSIPEK, from the coding sequence ATGCTGAATATTCATGAATCCTCGGAAGACTATCTCGAGGCGATCCTCATGATCCGTGAAGAAAAAGGCAACGTCCACTCCATCGACATTGCCAATCTGAAGGGCTTTTCCAAGGCCAGCGTATCCATTGCCATGAAGAAGCTGCGTGAAAACGGCTATATCGCCATGGACAAGAACGGCCTCATCACCCTTCTTCCGCCCGGCGAACGAATTGCCGAAGATACCTACAAGCGTCATAGAACGCTGACCAGCCTCTTCAAGAAAATCGGCGTCGATCCCGAAACTGCCGAGAACGACGCCTGCCGCGTGGAACATGATATTTCTGAACTGACGTTTTCACGTCTTGTTGAACTGGAACAAAGTATTCCCGAGAAGTAA